The Streptomyces sp. NBC_01276 genome contains the following window.
GCCCGCAGGTAGGCGGCGCGCAGCTCCGGCTCGGGGTCGCCGAGCGGGGCGGCGGCGCGGGCACACCGCAGGCCGGTCTCCAGGGCCGGGTCCATGTCGCCCTGGAGCAGCATCGTCAGGCCGAGGGCCCACAGCCCCTGGGCCCGGGCGGCGCCCCCGGGCGGGGCCTCGTCCAGGGCCCGTTCCAGGAAGCGGCGGCCCTCGTGGACGTGCCCGCAGGCGAACCAGAAGAACCACAGGGCGCCGGCCATCTCCAGGGCCGCGGCCGGGTCGGCGGCGAGCAGGTGCTCCAGGGCGGTGCGCAGCTGCGCGTGCTCGGCGGTCATCCTGCGGTACCAGTCCACCTGGCCGGGCCCCATCCAGCCCTCGTCGGCGGCCTGCGACAGCGCGGCGTACCAGTGGGCGTGCCGGTCGGCGACGGACCGTACCTCGCCCAGCTCCGCCAGCCAGTCGCGGCCGAACTCGCGGATGGTGTCCAGCATCAGGTAGCGGGCGCCCGCCCCCCTCTCCTGGGAGCGGCGTACGACGGACTTGGAGACCAGCCCCTCCAGCACCCGTTCCACCCGGCTCGGGGCCAGCGGCCCGCCGGAGCACACGGCCCGGGCGGCGGCCACGTCGAAGTCGCCGGTGAACACCGACAGCCGGGACCACAGCAGCCGCTCCACGGGCTCGCACAGCTCGTGGCTCCACCCGATGGCGGTGCGCATGGTCTGGTGCCGGGGCAGGTGCGCGGCCCGGGTGTCGGCGAGCACCTCGAAGCGGGCGCCCAGGCGCTGCGCCATCTGCTCCAGCGTCCACAACCGCAGCCGGGCGCACGCCAGTTCCAGGGCGAGCGGGATGCCGTCCAGGCGGCGGCAGACCTCGGCGGCGGTGCGGGTGCGGTCCGGGTCCGCGAAGACGGCGGCGGCGGCCTCCGGGGCGGCGGCCAGGGCGCGGGCCCGGAAGAGGGTCAGGGCGTCGCTGTCGGGGCCCTCGGAGGGCAGCGGGCGGACCTCGACCACCCGCTCGCCGGGGGAGCCCAGCCGCTCCCGGGAGGTGGTCAGCACCGTCAGGCCCGGGGCGGACTGCAGGAGTTCGCCCGCCAGGTGCCGCACCTCGGAGACGAGGTGTTCGCAGGTGTCGAGGACGAGGAGGATCTCCTTGTCGGCCATCCACGCGCACAGTTCCTCGTCGAGGGGCTGTGCGGAGTGGTCGGCGAGACCGACGGCGTGGGCCACGGTGGTGGTGAGCAGTCTGGGGTCGCGCAGCGGCGAGAGCTGTACCCACCAGATCCCGTCGCGCCGGGCCGCGGCCCGGCCGACGGCGCGTCGGGCGAGGCGGGACTTGCCCACGCCGCCGACCCCGGTCAGGGTGACCAGTCTTCGTTCGCCCAACAGGCGCCCGAGCAGGGTGAGTTCACCCTCCCGGCCGACGAAGCTCGCCACGTCCGGCGGCAGATTTCCCGGCACGGCGCCAGAGTCTGGCGCAGGGCCGACACCCGCGGAGTCTGCCTGATTGTCGTTGACCGAGTACTCACCGAACACGGATGTATTGTGCGCGATCTTCTTTCACGGCACGGCCGTTCGCTTCGGATCGCCGTGCGCCGTGCGGGTGACGGCGGGCCGGCCGGCGTCGTCCGCCTCAGCCGGCGAGGGTGATCCGGCGCTGCTCGCAGAAGGCTCCCCAGTTGCCGTCGGGCAGGCGGGCGCGGAGTTTCAGGGTCCAGGCGGTCCCGGCCGGTTCCGCGGTGGTGAGCCGGTAGGAGGCCCGGCCGGCCGGCACGGCTCCGGCCCCGAACTGGATGACGGTGACGGGCCGGTCGTTGACGTAGAGCTGGTACTCGCCCGTGGGGCGCCCCGTGTCCGGCGGGTTCCAGCTCAGGTCGACCGCGCCGGGGGAGGCGGTCGCGGCGAAGGCGCCGGGTGCGGTGTCCGGGGCCCGGGCGGGGTCGGCCGGGGTGGTCACGGCGACGGCGGGGCCGTCGGGTGAGGAGTTGTCGGCCCCGTCCCGGGCGCGGACGGTGAAGGAGTAGGCGGTGCCCGGCTGCAGGCCGGTCAGCGAGGTGCCCCGCTCGGCGGGGCCGGCCGTGTGGATACGGGTGCCGCCCTGGTAGACGTCGTAGGCGGTCACGCCCGTGTCGTCCGTGGCCGGGCTCCAGTCGAGCCGGACCGTCCGGGGGCCCTCGGCGCGGCCGTCGGTGGCGGGCGGGGCGGTGGGGGCCGCGTGGTCCTCGGCCCTCGCCGCCGGGGTGGTGGCCCGTACGGGCGCGCTGGGGGCGGAGCGGTTCCCGGCGGCGTCGCGGGCGCGGACGGTGAACTCGTAGGCCGTCCGGGGCGCGAGACCGGTCACGTCCACCATCGTCCGGTCGGCCGGCAGCTCCCGGACCAGTTGTCCGGCCCGGAAGACCTGGTAGGCGGTGACCCGGTCGGCGGGCGCGGCCGACTCCCACATCACGTGGACCGAAGTGGCGCTGCCCGCCTGGGCGGTGAGCCCTGCGGGTGCGTGCGGGGGGCGGGTGTCGCCGGAGCCGCACCCGGCCAGCGCGCCGGCCGCCAGGCAGAGCGCGAGGGCCAGGGGGAGGGGGTGCGGGGGAGCGGTGCGTCGCACGGGGGGCCTTCCTGCGCTTCCTTGCCACGGTGACCTCGTAAAGGTCTAGACATATATGGCACGCGCGGCGCCGACCGGGCAAGACCCGTGCCGCCGGCGGCCGGCGGCACGGGCCGGCAGGGGGTCCCGAGAGGGGCGGTGTGGCCGGATTCGTCTTCTTCTGAACCCGTCTGACATTATTGCGATCTCTTTGCAATAACAGATGACCGTAAACAGGGATGTGCACAGCATGACGGCCCGGACAGTACGGGGAGCGGCCGGAGCCGCGCTCGCCACCGCACTCATCACGGGCGTGACGGCCTGCGCGAACCCCTCGGGGCCGGCCCGGCCGGCCGATTCCGCCGTGGTCGGCATCGCGACCGAGCCGGAGAGCCTCAGCCCGCTGCTGGGCTACGGCAAGGACGGCAACTCCAAGATCTTCGACGGGCTGCTCACCCACGACGCGGACATGAAGCTCCGGCCCGCCCTGGCCGAGGCCCTGCCCGAGGTCTCCGCCGACGGCCGCACGTACACGTACCGGCTGCGCCAGGGAGTGAAGTTCAGCGACGGGGAGCCCTTCACGGCCGCCGACGTCGAGTTCACCTACCGCACCATCCTGGACCCGGCGACGAACAACGCCTCCAGGACCGAACTCGACGCGGTCGAAAGCGTCACCGCACAGGGCCCGGACCGGGTCGTCTTCACCCTGAAGTACCCCTACGCCCCCTTCGCCGAACGCACCGTCCTGCCCATCGCCCCGGAGCACGTCGCCGGGAAGCAGGACGTCAACAGCGGCGATTTCACCACCCGGCCCGTCGGCACCGGACCGTACGTGCTCACCGGCTGGTCCAAGGGTGAGAAGATCTCCTTCAGGGCCAACCCGTCCTACTGGGGCGGCGAGCCCGCCGTGAAGAAGTTCACGATGGCCGTGATCAAGGACGACGACGTGCGCGCCACCCGGCTGCGCTCCGGCGAGCTGGACGCCGCGATCCTGCCCCCGAACCTGGCCGCCGGCTTCGCCGGGGACCGCACGCGCAGGACGTTCGCCGCGAAGACCTTCGACTACCGCGACGTCACCCTCCCCACGCACCACCCGGTCACCGGCGACCCGGCCGTCCGGCAGGCCCTGGACATCGCCGTCGACCGCGCGACCATGGTCGACAAGCTCCTGGACGGCGCCGGCAAGGCCGCCCACGGCCCGGTGCCCACGGACAGCCCCTGGTTCACGCCCGGCACGGAACGCGCGTACGACCCCGACCGGGCGAAGAGGATCCTCGACGACGCCGGCTGGAAGCCCGCCGCGGACGGCGTCCGCGTCAAGGACGGGGTCCGCGCCTCCTTCCCGCTCTGGTACACCACCGGCGACAAGATCCGCCAGGACCACGCCCTGGCCTTCGCCTCCGACGCCCGCAAGGCGGGCGTCGAGGTCACGACCGAGGCCGGGACCTGGGAGGTCATCGAACCCCGGATGAAGACCGACGCCGTCCTCGCCGGCGGCGGCTCCCCGGCCGACCCCGACTTCGACCAGTACCCGCTGCTGACCTCCTCCCTCGCGGGCGACGGCTTCAACAACATGGCCCGGTACGACAACCCGGTCGTCGACCGGGCGCTGGCCGACGCCCGCAGGAGCGGCGACCCGGCCGTCCGCAAGACCGCGTACGACACCGTGCAGCGCGAGCTCGTCAAGAACCCCGGCTACGTCTTCCTCACCCACATCGACCACCTCTACGTCGTGAACGACCGCTGGGACGGCCCCAGCACGCAGGTCGAACCCCACGACCACGGCCTCGGCTCCGGCCCCTGGTGGAACGTCGAGCACTGGAAGCCGAAGCAGCCGTGAACCGCGGCCTCCCCTGGGGGCCGATGGCGCGCATGGCGGGGCGGCGGACCCTGTTCGCCGCCCCCGTCCTGCTCCTCGTCACCTTCGGCGTCTTCGCCGCCGCCGCCCTGTCCCCCTTCGACCCCGTCAAGGCCTACGCCGGCACCGCGGGCCTGACCGCCTCGCAGGCCGAACTCGACCAGCTGCGCGCCAACCTCGGCGTGGACCGGCCGTTCACCGCGCGCTGGTGGGACTGGCTCACCTCGGCGCTCACCGGAGACCTCGGCACCTCCGCCGTCCTGCGCCAGCCCGTCGCCGACGTCATCACCGGACGCCTGGGCTGGTCGGCGCTGCTCGCCTGCTGCGCCTTCGCCGTGGCCCTGCTGCCGGCCACGGCCCTCGGCGTACTCGCCGCCCGCCGCCGGGGCGGCCCCCTCGACCGGGTCGCCACCGCCCTCGCCTACGTCCTGGAGGCGGCCCCCGCCTTCTGGCTCGGGCTGCTGGCCGTCTGGCTGTTCGCGGTCCGCCTCGGCGTGCTGCCGTCCGGCGGACTCACCGACGCCGCCGCCGACACCGTCACCGCCGGGCAGGTCGCCTCGCACCTGGTGCTGCCCGCGCTGGTCCTCGGCCTCTCCCAAATGCCCTGGTTCTACCTCTACGTGCGCCAAGGCGTGGCCGACGCGCTGGAGGAGGACCCCGTTCGCGGGGCCCGGGCGCGGGGCCTGTCCGAGCGGCGGGTCCTGCTCGGCCACGGGCTGCGCTCCGGGATGCTCCCCGTGCTGACGCTCATCGGCTCCCGCGTGCCGGAGCTGATCACCGGGGCCCTGCTGGTGGAGACCGTGTTCAGCTGGCCCGGCATCGCGGCCGCCACCGTCCAGGCCGCCACCTCGGTGGACTTTCCGCTGCTGGCCGCCCTGACCGTCCTGGCCACCGCCGCGGTGCTGGCCGGGAACCTGCTGTCCGACCTGCTGTACGGGCTGGCGGACCCGAGGGTGGGCTTCGATGGCTGACCTCCCCGGCGCGACCGGAGTCCCCGCGGGCACGGCCCCCGGCGCCCCCGCGGACCCCGTGAAGTGGCGCCGCCACGGGCCGGACCGCCGCTCCACCCGCACCCTGCGCCTGCGCGCCTCGGCGGCCGTGCTGGCCCTGCTCGCCCTGGCCGTCCTGTTGGTGCCCCCGCTGGCACAACTCGACCAGCAGGCCGTCGACCTCTCCGCGAAGCTGCTGCCACCGTCCCCGCACCACCCCTTCGGCACCGACGGCATGGGCCGCGACCTGCTGCTGCGCTGCGTCTACGGGCTGCGCGTCTCCCTGCTGGTCGGCCTGGTGGCGGCGCTCGCCGCGACCGTGCTCGGTACGGCGGTGGGCGCGGCGGCCGGGGCGCTGGGCGGCTGGACCGACCGGCTCGTCATGCGCGGCGTCGACGCCCTCTCCTCGGTCCCGCACCTGCTGCTCGGCATCTTCGTCGTGGCCCTGTTCCGGCCCGGCGTCTGGCCCGTGGTGGTGTCCGTGGCGCTGACCCACTGGCTGTCCACCGCCCGGATCGTGCGTGCCGAGGTGCTCTCCCTGCGCGGGCGCCCGTTCGTGGACGCGGCCGTCTCCGGCGGCGCCTCGCGGTGGCGGGTCGCCGTACGCCACCTGGTGCCCGGGGTGCTGCCCCGGGCCGGGCTGGCCGCGGTGCTGATGATCCCGCACGCCATGTGGCACGAGTCCGCCCTGTCCTTCCTCGGCCTCGGCCTGCCCGCCCGTCAGGCCAGCCTCGGCACCCTCGTGCAGGACGCGCGCGGCCCGCTCCTGGCCGGCGACTGGTGGCCCACCCTCTTCCCCGGGCTGCTGCTCATCGTCCCCACCCTGGCCCTCGCCGGGCTCGCCGGTGCCTGGCACGACCGGCTCGACCCCCGGCGCCGTTCGGAGCTGACCCTGTGAGCCCCCACCCCGCACCCCCGCCCGCCGGGCGTCCGGTCCCCGTCCTGCGCGTGGAGGGGCTCAGTGTCCGCTTCCGCACGCGGGGCGGACGCCACGTCGAGGCCGTCACCGACGCCGCCTTCGAGCTGGCCCCCGGCAGCTGCCTCGTCCTCGTCGGCGAGAGCGGCTGCGGCAAGTCCGTCCTCGCCTCCGCGCTCCTCGGCCTGCTCCCCGGCAACGCCGAGACCGCCGGGTCGGCCCGGCTCGCCGACGGCCTCGACCTGCTCGCCGCCGACGAGCGGACCCTGGCCCGCACCGTCCGCGGCCGACGCGTCGGCCTGGTCCCGCAGAGCCCCGCCGCGCACCTCACCCCGGTCCGCACCGTCCGCTCCCAGCTCCAGGAGACCGTCCGGGAACTGCTCGCCCCGCAGGGCGGGAAGGCGCGGCTGCGGGCGGCCGCCGAGACCGCCGCCGCACGGGCCGCCTTCCCCGCCGACCACCTCGACCACCACCCCCACGAACTCTCCGGAGGCCTCGCCCAGCGCGCCGCCACCGCCCTCGCGCTCGTCGGGGACGCCCCCCTGCTCCTCGCCGACGAGCCGACCACCGGTCTCGACCGGGATCTCGTCGACCGCACCGTCGACGAACTGCGCGCCCACACCCGGGACGCCGGCCGGGCCCTGCTGATGATCACCCACGACCTCGCCGCGGCCCGGCGCGTCGCCGACACCGTCGCCGTCATGTACGCGGGCCGGATCGTGGAACTCGCCCCCGCCGACGCCTTCTTCGGCGCACCCGGCCCCCGCCACCCCTACGCCCGCGGCCTGCTCGACGCCCTCCCCGAGCGCGCCTTCACCCCGATCCCCGGAGCCCCGCCCGAACTCGGCGACCTGCCGCCCGGCTGTGCCTTCGCCCCCCGCTGCGCCCTGGCCGACGCCACCTGCCGGGCCGTGCGGCCCCAGCTGACCGAAGGGGTGGCCTGCCACCGTGCTTGAGCTCCGGGGCATCACCGCCGGCTACGACCGCCGCCGGCCCGTCGTCCGCGACGCACACCTCGCGCTGCGACCCGGCGAGGCCCTCGGGCTGCTCGGGCCCAGCGGCTGCGGCAAGTCCACCCTGGCCCGGGTCGCCGCCCTGCTGCACCGGCCCGACCGGGGGACGGTGGTCCTCGGCGGCCGCACCGTGACCGGCTTCCGGCACCGGGCCCCGCGCTCCCTGCGCACCGAGGTCGGCGTCGTCTTCCAGCAGCCCAGGCTCGCCGCGGACCCCCGCCTCAGACTGCGCGACCTCGTCGCGGAGCCGCTGCGGGCCACGGGCCGCGCGGGCGGGGCGCGGGCGACCGTCGCCGAACTGGCCGAGCGGGTCGGCCTCGGCCCGGAGCTCCTCGCCCGGCGCCCCCACGAGGTCAGCGACGGCCAGCTGCAACGCGCCTGCGTGGCCCGCGCCCTGGTGCTGCGGCCGCGCTGGCTGGTCTGCGACGAGATGACCGCGATGCTCGACGCCTCCACCACGGCGGCCCTGGTCGCGGTGGTGGAGGAGTACCGGAGGGAGACCGGAGCGGGACTGCTCGCGGTGGGCCACGATCCGGTGCTGCTCGGCCGGTGGTGCGACCGTACGGCCCGCTGGAGCGACATCGCGGACGGATGACCGACTGTTGCGCCCACGTGAATCATCCGGACCATCCATGGACTCCTCGGACAGCGCGCTCTAGCGTCGGGCGGCGGCGCGATGTCAGACGCAATGTCAACAACACCATGGAACAAGGAGGACGACCGGATGTTCCGAAGAGCGCTGAACTGCGCCGTGGCCCCCGCCGTCGCCGCCCTGACGGTGATCGGCGGGATCTCCCCGGCCCATGCCGAGGAGATCCCCCAGGCCCCCGGCCACCGCCTGGTCGGCCACTACGAGGGGAGCCCCGCCGCCGCGGCGCCGCTGCCCGGCGAAGCCCCGCCGCAGCACCCCTTCCTCGCGCCCAACGGCCGCAGCGGCATGCACTCCGACGCGGCCGGCAGCGCCACCTCCCCCTGGTCCGGCCCGCTCGGCAGGAACCCGCGGGTCACCAGCGAGAAGATCGCCGCCCTCGGCGGTGAGTGCGCCACCGCCACCTTCGACGCGGGCGGCCGGCTCGTCACCGTCTGCGGCACCTTCTCCGGCTTCAAGGTCAAGCTCCTGGAGCCCCGCACGCTCGCCACGCTCGCGGAGTACCAGCTACCGCAGCGCTCTTCGACGGTCGAGGCGATCACCTCCCTCGACTTCGCGAAGATCTTCAAGGACACCTCCGGCGGCGCCTACTTCTACCTGGACGACCAGGACCGGGCCGTGCTGGCCGACTCCCGCCAGCACGTCCTGCGCCTCGCCCACCGCCAGGACCCCGACGGCAGCTGGAAGTTCACCGTCGAGAACGACTGGGACCTCACCGGCCGGGTGCCCCACGACTGCGTCGGCTGGACCAACCTGTGGCCCAGCGGCACCTGCGACCCGGTCACCTCCGTCATGCCCGACTGGAACGGCCGCATCTGGTGGGTCACCCGGCAGGGCCGCGTCGGCACCGTCGACCCGGGCACGGGCGCGATCCGCTCGATCCACCTGGAGGGCGAGGAGATCCAGAACTCCTTCTCGGTCGCCGAGGACGGGGTCTCCATCGTCACCGACCACGCGCTCTACGGCTTCCGCGCCACCGCCGACGGCACCCCCGAGGCGCAGTGGCGCCAGACGTACGACCGCGGGACCGGCACCAAGCCCGGCTCCGTGAACCAGGGTTCGGGCACCACACCGGACCTCTTCGGCGACGGCTACGTCGCCATCACCGACAACGCCGACGACCGGATGAACGTCCTCGTCTACAGGCGGGGCGCGGACGTCCCCGCCGACCGGCGGCTCGTCTGCAAGGTGCCCGTCTTCGGATCCGGCGCCTCGACCACCGACAACTCCCTGATCACCTGGGGCAACAGCATCGTCGTCGAGAACAACTACGGCTACGAGAACCCCACCTCGCTGCTCCTCGGCAAGTCGGTCACCGGCGGCGTCAGCCGCATCGACGTCCGTGCCGACGGCAGCGGCTGCGACACGGTG
Protein-coding sequences here:
- a CDS encoding NB-ARC domain-containing protein, with protein sequence MPGNLPPDVASFVGREGELTLLGRLLGERRLVTLTGVGGVGKSRLARRAVGRAAARRDGIWWVQLSPLRDPRLLTTTVAHAVGLADHSAQPLDEELCAWMADKEILLVLDTCEHLVSEVRHLAGELLQSAPGLTVLTTSRERLGSPGERVVEVRPLPSEGPDSDALTLFRARALAAAPEAAAAVFADPDRTRTAAEVCRRLDGIPLALELACARLRLWTLEQMAQRLGARFEVLADTRAAHLPRHQTMRTAIGWSHELCEPVERLLWSRLSVFTGDFDVAAARAVCSGGPLAPSRVERVLEGLVSKSVVRRSQERGAGARYLMLDTIREFGRDWLAELGEVRSVADRHAHWYAALSQAADEGWMGPGQVDWYRRMTAEHAQLRTALEHLLAADPAAALEMAGALWFFWFACGHVHEGRRFLERALDEAPPGGAARAQGLWALGLTMLLQGDMDPALETGLRCARAAAPLGDPEPELRAAYLRAVSVLMPGDPTTAIALAGPRARAGHGGRTSGTGWLLCRLATGYALCDLGRYEEASEEARGLRESCAELGERWLRAYADYILAVAALGLGQHGEAARHVRAMLSGKRLLGDRFGIALGLDVLAAAVAALGDGELAARLLGTGHAWWRTVGRPQMGSPSLTALRDQGERQARAAIGDAAYETAFLGGTEASTG
- a CDS encoding fibronectin type III domain-containing protein; amino-acid sequence: MRRTAPPHPLPLALALCLAAGALAGCGSGDTRPPHAPAGLTAQAGSATSVHVMWESAAPADRVTAYQVFRAGQLVRELPADRTMVDVTGLAPRTAYEFTVRARDAAGNRSAPSAPVRATTPAARAEDHAAPTAPPATDGRAEGPRTVRLDWSPATDDTGVTAYDVYQGGTRIHTAGPAERGTSLTGLQPGTAYSFTVRARDGADNSSPDGPAVAVTTPADPARAPDTAPGAFAATASPGAVDLSWNPPDTGRPTGEYQLYVNDRPVTVIQFGAGAVPAGRASYRLTTAEPAGTAWTLKLRARLPDGNWGAFCEQRRITLAG
- a CDS encoding ABC transporter substrate-binding protein; its protein translation is MTARTVRGAAGAALATALITGVTACANPSGPARPADSAVVGIATEPESLSPLLGYGKDGNSKIFDGLLTHDADMKLRPALAEALPEVSADGRTYTYRLRQGVKFSDGEPFTAADVEFTYRTILDPATNNASRTELDAVESVTAQGPDRVVFTLKYPYAPFAERTVLPIAPEHVAGKQDVNSGDFTTRPVGTGPYVLTGWSKGEKISFRANPSYWGGEPAVKKFTMAVIKDDDVRATRLRSGELDAAILPPNLAAGFAGDRTRRTFAAKTFDYRDVTLPTHHPVTGDPAVRQALDIAVDRATMVDKLLDGAGKAAHGPVPTDSPWFTPGTERAYDPDRAKRILDDAGWKPAADGVRVKDGVRASFPLWYTTGDKIRQDHALAFASDARKAGVEVTTEAGTWEVIEPRMKTDAVLAGGGSPADPDFDQYPLLTSSLAGDGFNNMARYDNPVVDRALADARRSGDPAVRKTAYDTVQRELVKNPGYVFLTHIDHLYVVNDRWDGPSTQVEPHDHGLGSGPWWNVEHWKPKQP
- a CDS encoding ABC transporter permease; amino-acid sequence: MNRGLPWGPMARMAGRRTLFAAPVLLLVTFGVFAAAALSPFDPVKAYAGTAGLTASQAELDQLRANLGVDRPFTARWWDWLTSALTGDLGTSAVLRQPVADVITGRLGWSALLACCAFAVALLPATALGVLAARRRGGPLDRVATALAYVLEAAPAFWLGLLAVWLFAVRLGVLPSGGLTDAAADTVTAGQVASHLVLPALVLGLSQMPWFYLYVRQGVADALEEDPVRGARARGLSERRVLLGHGLRSGMLPVLTLIGSRVPELITGALLVETVFSWPGIAAATVQAATSVDFPLLAALTVLATAAVLAGNLLSDLLYGLADPRVGFDG
- a CDS encoding ABC transporter permease, which gives rise to MADLPGATGVPAGTAPGAPADPVKWRRHGPDRRSTRTLRLRASAAVLALLALAVLLVPPLAQLDQQAVDLSAKLLPPSPHHPFGTDGMGRDLLLRCVYGLRVSLLVGLVAALAATVLGTAVGAAAGALGGWTDRLVMRGVDALSSVPHLLLGIFVVALFRPGVWPVVVSVALTHWLSTARIVRAEVLSLRGRPFVDAAVSGGASRWRVAVRHLVPGVLPRAGLAAVLMIPHAMWHESALSFLGLGLPARQASLGTLVQDARGPLLAGDWWPTLFPGLLLIVPTLALAGLAGAWHDRLDPRRRSELTL
- a CDS encoding ABC transporter ATP-binding protein, whose translation is MSPHPAPPPAGRPVPVLRVEGLSVRFRTRGGRHVEAVTDAAFELAPGSCLVLVGESGCGKSVLASALLGLLPGNAETAGSARLADGLDLLAADERTLARTVRGRRVGLVPQSPAAHLTPVRTVRSQLQETVRELLAPQGGKARLRAAAETAAARAAFPADHLDHHPHELSGGLAQRAATALALVGDAPLLLADEPTTGLDRDLVDRTVDELRAHTRDAGRALLMITHDLAAARRVADTVAVMYAGRIVELAPADAFFGAPGPRHPYARGLLDALPERAFTPIPGAPPELGDLPPGCAFAPRCALADATCRAVRPQLTEGVACHRA
- a CDS encoding ABC transporter ATP-binding protein; the protein is MLELRGITAGYDRRRPVVRDAHLALRPGEALGLLGPSGCGKSTLARVAALLHRPDRGTVVLGGRTVTGFRHRAPRSLRTEVGVVFQQPRLAADPRLRLRDLVAEPLRATGRAGGARATVAELAERVGLGPELLARRPHEVSDGQLQRACVARALVLRPRWLVCDEMTAMLDASTTAALVAVVEEYRRETGAGLLAVGHDPVLLGRWCDRTARWSDIADG